The following are from one region of the Pectobacterium actinidiae genome:
- a CDS encoding YeiH family protein, with protein MALPATLPVIAPPDGAKARLPGLLLVSLITFSLLWLANIPKIAHWGPGSLTLAILIGIVLGNSVYPRLHPLCDPGVQWAKQHLLRWGIILYGFRLSFQQVAAVGFTGVAVDLTVVTLTFLLACWMGKRWLKLDNETVILIGAGSSICGAAAIMATAPVVKASSNAIAVAVSTVVIFGTTAMFLYPWLYQLNLDHHWIEVTPQIVGLYFGSTIHEVAQVVAAGHAVDGATENIAVISKMLRVMMLAPFLLILGFYLKKTAQKNDAEAAIPLMFPWFALGFIAVAAFNSFQLLPPALVTQLVQLDNVLLTMAMVALGLTTRFSAIHQAGAKPLLLALVLFLWLIVGGAGINLFFAHLFG; from the coding sequence ATGGCTCTTCCTGCGACATTACCTGTGATAGCCCCACCCGATGGAGCAAAAGCGCGATTGCCCGGTCTGCTGTTAGTCAGTTTAATAACTTTTTCGCTCCTCTGGCTGGCAAATATTCCGAAAATCGCCCATTGGGGACCTGGCTCACTGACATTGGCGATCCTCATTGGGATCGTGCTGGGAAATAGCGTTTATCCGCGTCTTCACCCTCTGTGTGACCCGGGCGTGCAGTGGGCCAAACAGCATTTACTCCGCTGGGGTATCATACTTTATGGTTTTCGCCTCAGCTTTCAGCAGGTTGCTGCCGTTGGCTTTACCGGTGTCGCCGTCGATCTTACCGTGGTTACATTGACCTTTCTACTCGCCTGCTGGATGGGCAAGCGCTGGCTGAAACTCGACAATGAAACCGTGATTCTCATCGGTGCTGGCAGCAGCATTTGCGGCGCGGCGGCGATCATGGCGACAGCTCCCGTTGTCAAAGCGTCCAGTAATGCGATTGCCGTCGCGGTTTCCACCGTAGTGATTTTTGGTACGACAGCGATGTTTTTGTACCCGTGGCTTTATCAGCTCAATCTCGATCATCATTGGATTGAGGTCACACCACAGATCGTCGGCCTGTACTTTGGCTCAACGATACACGAAGTCGCTCAGGTTGTTGCCGCCGGACATGCCGTCGATGGGGCAACGGAAAACATCGCCGTCATCAGCAAAATGCTGCGCGTGATGATGCTGGCGCCTTTCCTTCTCATTCTTGGGTTTTACCTGAAAAAAACGGCGCAAAAAAATGACGCGGAAGCGGCTATTCCACTGATGTTCCCGTGGTTTGCTTTGGGGTTTATTGCCGTAGCCGCCTTCAATTCTTTCCAGCTACTGCCTCCTGCACTCGTCACACAGCTAGTACAACTTGATAATGTGCTGTTGACCATGGCGATGGTGGCACTAGGGCTCACAACCCGCTTCAGTGCAATCCATCAGGCAGGCGCAAAGCCGCTGCTGCTGGCACTTGTTCTGTTTCTCTGGCTAATCGTTGGCGGTGCAGGCATCAATCTGTTCTTCGCGCATTTATTCGGCTAA